The following are from one region of the Stanieria sp. NIES-3757 genome:
- a CDS encoding pentapeptide repeat protein produces MPSVDNRPEISSKADYLLTAFDILTQIESGESLVGQDLSKTDLYAIDLSGVDLTNANFTQATLTNANLSGTNLSGANLTNADLRGINLTDANLTGANLEGAYLNRSDLRQANFTDAKLDKVKLQVALYDRATIFPEGFNYKSSGAVGPGANLNGAYLNTANLRRVDLTGAKLIGAYLSGADLTEAILENVSLSGANLQKAFLTGACLRNAHLGNVELQGADLRAADLIGADLSHIQSIAGADFSLVKGLSESDRAKLISYPAQQLSAWNPYTRRNTLDSLNIRVE; encoded by the coding sequence ATGCCGAGTGTTGATAATCGCCCAGAAATATCATCAAAAGCGGATTACTTATTAACTGCTTTTGATATTCTTACCCAAATTGAATCAGGAGAAAGTTTGGTAGGGCAAGATTTGAGTAAAACTGATTTATATGCCATTGATTTGAGTGGTGTCGATCTTACTAATGCCAATTTTACTCAAGCTACTCTGACTAACGCTAATTTAAGTGGTACTAATCTAAGTGGTGCTAATTTAACTAACGCTGACTTACGAGGTATCAATTTAACAGATGCTAACTTAACAGGTGCAAATCTTGAAGGAGCATACCTGAACCGTTCCGATCTACGTCAGGCGAATTTTACAGATGCAAAGCTTGACAAGGTTAAACTGCAAGTAGCTCTTTACGATCGCGCAACTATTTTCCCTGAAGGATTTAATTATAAAAGTTCTGGTGCAGTTGGTCCTGGTGCAAATCTCAATGGAGCTTATCTCAACACAGCTAATTTACGTCGAGTAGATTTGACAGGTGCTAAATTAATTGGTGCCTATCTTTCGGGAGCCGATCTAACTGAAGCTATTTTGGAAAATGTTTCTTTAAGTGGTGCCAATCTGCAAAAAGCTTTTTTAACTGGTGCTTGTTTACGTAATGCTCATTTGGGAAATGTAGAATTACAAGGAGCAGATCTCAGAGCAGCAGATTTGATTGGAGCAGATTTAAGTCATATTCAAAGTATTGCAGGTGCAGATTTTAGTTTAGTCAAAGGATTGAGCGAAAGCGATCGCGCTAAGCTAATTAGTTATCCAGCACAACAATTATCTGCTTGGAATCCTTACACCCGTAGAAATACTCTTGATAGTTTAAATATTAGGGTTGAATAG